Proteins encoded by one window of Flavobacterium sp. N502540:
- a CDS encoding thiamine pyrophosphate-dependent enzyme: MIKEKNNTTLTFEDFKTEVMNDYKIAVTSRECSLLGRKEVLTGKAKFGIFGDGKEVPQLAMAKAFKNGDFRSGYYRDQTFMMAIGELTPKQFFAGLYGHTDLDFDPMSAGRQMGGHFVTHSLNEDGSWKDLTKQKNSSADISPTAGQMPRLLGLAQASKIYRNVDGITVKDKFTVDGNEVAWGTIGNASTSEGLFFETINAAGVLQVPMVMSVWDDEYGISVHARHQTTKENISEILKGYQRDEDSKGYEIFRVKGWDYAELVSTYERAGAVAREEHIPVLIHVNELTQPQGHSTSGSHERYKNAERLAWEKDFDCIRQMRLWMIAINIASPEELAEIDFDLKKEVLEAKKEAWNSFINPIIEDQKNLLALLGQIAEASINHKERIQKYISELSAIKSPLKKEMLAIARKILRFIEVPNSKVLLSNWITNYIEITQPRFSSNLYSDSDLNVFSVEKVLPKYAEDAKADLDGRMILRDNFDALFTKYPETLIFGEDVGNIGDVNQGLEGMQEKYGELRVADIGIREATIIGQGIGMALRGLRPIAEIQYLDYLLYAIQIMSDDLATLQYRTVGKQKAPLIIRTRGHRLEGIWHSGSPMGMIINAIRGIHVLVPRNMTQAAGFYNTLLECDEPALVIECLNGYRLKEKTPLNFGEFKTPIGVVETLKEGSDITLVSYGSTLRLVEQAAVELLDLGIDCEVIDIQSLLPFDINKDIVKSIAKTNRLLVIDEDVPGGASAFILQQIMEEQNAYHHLDSKPQTLAAKEHRPAYGTDGDYFSKPSTEDIFEKVYSMMHEVNPSKYPALY; this comes from the coding sequence ATGATTAAAGAAAAAAATAATACTACACTTACTTTCGAAGATTTCAAAACTGAAGTAATGAACGACTATAAAATTGCGGTTACGAGCCGTGAATGTAGTCTTTTAGGACGTAAAGAGGTATTGACAGGGAAAGCCAAATTTGGAATATTTGGAGACGGTAAAGAAGTTCCGCAACTTGCCATGGCGAAAGCCTTCAAAAATGGAGATTTTCGTTCCGGATACTACCGCGATCAGACTTTTATGATGGCTATTGGCGAATTGACTCCAAAACAGTTTTTCGCAGGTTTATATGGCCATACCGATTTAGATTTTGATCCAATGTCTGCCGGAAGACAAATGGGAGGACACTTTGTAACACATAGTTTAAACGAAGACGGCTCCTGGAAAGATTTAACAAAACAAAAAAATTCAAGCGCAGATATATCTCCTACAGCCGGGCAAATGCCACGATTATTAGGATTAGCTCAGGCTTCAAAAATTTATAGAAATGTTGACGGAATTACTGTTAAAGATAAATTTACAGTAGACGGAAACGAAGTTGCCTGGGGAACTATTGGAAATGCCAGTACATCTGAAGGCTTGTTCTTTGAAACTATAAACGCTGCAGGAGTTCTACAAGTTCCGATGGTAATGAGTGTTTGGGATGATGAATACGGAATTTCGGTTCACGCCAGACATCAGACTACAAAAGAAAACATCTCTGAGATCTTAAAAGGATACCAACGTGATGAGGATTCCAAAGGTTATGAAATTTTCAGAGTTAAAGGCTGGGATTATGCTGAATTGGTTTCAACCTACGAAAGAGCCGGTGCTGTTGCACGTGAAGAGCACATTCCGGTTTTAATTCACGTAAACGAATTAACACAACCGCAAGGACATTCTACTTCTGGTTCACACGAACGTTATAAAAATGCAGAGAGACTGGCTTGGGAAAAAGATTTTGACTGTATCCGCCAAATGCGTTTGTGGATGATTGCCATCAACATTGCATCCCCGGAAGAATTAGCTGAAATTGATTTTGACTTGAAAAAAGAGGTTCTTGAAGCTAAAAAAGAGGCTTGGAATTCTTTCATCAATCCAATTATTGAAGATCAGAAAAATCTTTTGGCTTTATTAGGACAAATTGCTGAAGCCAGCATCAATCATAAAGAAAGAATACAAAAATATATTTCGGAATTAAGCGCTATCAAATCACCTTTAAAAAAGGAAATGCTTGCCATAGCAAGAAAGATATTGCGTTTTATCGAAGTACCAAACAGTAAGGTTTTATTATCCAACTGGATTACAAATTATATTGAAATTACACAACCAAGATTCAGCAGTAACTTATACTCTGATTCTGATTTAAATGTATTTTCAGTTGAAAAAGTACTTCCAAAATATGCCGAAGACGCGAAAGCAGACCTGGACGGAAGAATGATTTTACGTGATAACTTCGATGCCTTATTTACCAAATACCCGGAGACTTTAATTTTTGGTGAGGATGTTGGAAACATTGGTGACGTAAATCAGGGATTGGAAGGTATGCAGGAAAAATACGGAGAACTTCGTGTTGCCGATATCGGAATCCGTGAAGCTACCATCATTGGTCAGGGAATTGGAATGGCTTTAAGAGGTCTGCGTCCGATTGCTGAGATTCAATATTTAGATTATTTACTATATGCCATCCAAATCATGAGTGATGATTTGGCAACATTACAATACAGAACAGTAGGTAAACAAAAAGCACCGTTAATTATCAGAACCCGCGGACACCGTTTAGAAGGTATCTGGCATTCAGGTTCACCAATGGGAATGATTATTAATGCCATTCGTGGTATTCACGTTCTCGTTCCAAGAAACATGACTCAGGCCGCAGGATTCTACAACACCCTTTTAGAGTGTGATGAACCGGCTTTAGTAATCGAATGCCTGAACGGTTACCGTTTAAAAGAAAAAACACCTTTAAACTTTGGTGAATTCAAAACACCAATTGGTGTGGTTGAAACTCTAAAAGAAGGTTCAGATATTACACTTGTTTCTTACGGATCGACTCTAAGATTGGTAGAGCAGGCTGCTGTTGAATTGTTAGATTTAGGCATTGACTGTGAAGTTATCGACATTCAGTCTCTTCTTCCTTTTGACATCAATAAGGACATTGTAAAAAGTATCGCCAAAACCAACCGTTTGCTTGTAATTGACGAAGATGTTCCTGGTGGAGCTTCAGCATTTATTTTACAGCAAATTATGGAAGAGCAGAATGCTTACCACCATTTAGACAGTAAACCGCAAACGCTTGCTGCAAAAGAGCACAGACCGGCTTATGGAACTGATGGTGACTATTTCTCAAAACCTTCTACAGAAGATATTTTCGAAAAAGTCTACTCTATGATGCACGAAGTTAACCCTTCTAAATATCCAGCTTTATACTAA